The sequence TAGCTACGCTCGGCAACGACATCATAATCCTGCTTATGTCTCCTGCAGAACCGGGCGCTCTACGAACTTCTTCGTAAGAAAAATTAATTGCGCTTATCGAATGTTCTTCGGTTTCCGTAAAATAGCCTCCGGCAACGACTACTTCTTCGGATTCCAAAGCAGCGCTCTCCAATTCTGCCGTAACCGTAATAATTCTGTTGGATTTAACAATAATATCTGTTTTTATAACGGGCTGATAGCCGATATATGAAAATTTTATCGAATGCGCACCCACCGGCACATGTTCTATGCGATAGATACCGTCTTCGTCGGTTGCAGCCCCTATATTAGTTCCCATAATAATCACATTTGCTCCGATTAACGGTACCTTTGAATTTCTGTCCAATACCGAGCCCGTAATAATCCCGTATCTCTCTTCCTGCGCGCTGACACTTATAGTTCTCAGGAACAGCAACAATAAAATAATTTTTTTCATATTGAGCCTCTTCTATTTAAGTCTGTTTTTACTGATAAATTTATTTACGAGGGAAATCACGAACTCTTTTCTGTTTTCTTCAATGTAGTAATCAACACCCGAATAAATTTTCATTAGACCGGGAAACAGAATGACGTTAAATAAAGCGCCAAATAGCTGGGTAAGCGTGAGTTTAAGCTGTTTGTTCTCTATTCCAGGATAATTGTCTATTATCAATTTGTGAAGTTTTGTAAAAAATAAATTGAGTCTTTTGACAGCCGCCGATTTGTAGTTATTATTTACAAACGGTTCAAAAAAATGAGCTTTTGTAATATTCGGATAATTCAGAGAGCCGTCGAACCATTCAAGTAATATTTTTGTCAGCGCCTCCTCCAAAGTTGATTTTGCATTAAATTCCTCAATTGGATCCTTGAAAGCATTGTCGAGAGTTTTATCTAGCGCCAGTTGTATCAGTTTTTTTTGACTTCCGAAATAATAATTCACCGCCGCCACGTTGACTCCTGCTTTGGCTGCAATTTTCCTTGTCGTTACCTTATTCATGCCCTCCGCTTCAATAACTTCTATTGTTGAATTAATGATGTTCTCTTTTATATCCATGGGCTTTTTCAAACTTTTGTTTTAAATAGTTGTTTAAATATAGTCCGGCAGTTAGAAAAAGTCAAATAAGTTGCATCCATTTTCATATTGTATTCGAGCGGGAAATAGAATATATTTTTGGTTGGAATATCGGTCAGTTTAAAAAATGCCCAGAACAAAAGAACAAAACGAAC comes from Melioribacter roseus P3M-2 and encodes:
- a CDS encoding TetR/AcrR family transcriptional regulator, whose protein sequence is MDIKENIINSTIEVIEAEGMNKVTTRKIAAKAGVNVAAVNYYFGSQKKLIQLALDKTLDNAFKDPIEEFNAKSTLEEALTKILLEWFDGSLNYPNITKAHFFEPFVNNNYKSAAVKRLNLFFTKLHKLIIDNYPGIENKQLKLTLTQLFGALFNVILFPGLMKIYSGVDYYIEENRKEFVISLVNKFISKNRLK